The uncultured Methanoregula sp. genomic sequence CCACAACCAATCAAAGAAGAATATTTGATGACAGGAGAAATTGAGGATACCAGTGAGGGATACGCAATCGCAAAGACTGCAGGAATCCTCGCGTGTAAAACCTACAACAACCAATATAAGAATAACCGTTTTATTGCACTCATCCCAAATTCTATGTATGGCCCCAATGATCACTTTGATCTTGAAAATTCCCATGTCCTGTCAGCATTAATACGGAAATTTCATGATGCAAAAACGCAGGGTGGGAAAAAAGTAGTTCTTTGGGGCACGGGAACACCCCGGAGAGAGTTCATATTCAGCGAAGATGTGGCCGATGCCTCCATTTTCGCCATGAAAAATACAGGCAAATTCATGAACATGCATTATAATATCGGTTCCGGCGTAGATTATTCGATAAAAGAACTGGCGGAGATCATTTCAGATATTGTGGGTTTCAAAGGTGAGATTGAATGGGATACAACAAAGCCGGACGGGACCCCAAGAAAACTTCTGGACAGCTCGCGGTTTTTAAATTTTGGATGGACGCCAACCACAGATATTGTGAAAGGGATTAAAACGACTTATAAATGGTACGTAAATAATATCCAAGCCGGGATG encodes the following:
- a CDS encoding GDP-L-fucose synthase encodes the protein MSDTMQKNSKIFIAGHTGLLGSVLVKKLESDGYKNIITRPHEELDLTNQNAVAAFFQRERPEYVFLAAGRVGGIMANKTSPATFLHTNIAIQDNVFESATKTQVRYLVFYGSSCMYPKHCPQPIKEEYLMTGEIEDTSEGYAIAKTAGILACKTYNNQYKNNRFIALIPNSMYGPNDHFDLENSHVLSALIRKFHDAKTQGGKKVVLWGTGTPRREFIFSEDVADASIFAMKNTGKFMNMHYNIGSGVDYSIKELAEIISDIVGFKGEIEWDTTKPDGTPRKLLDSSRFLNFGWTPTTDIVKGIKTTYKWYVNNIQAGMH